The following coding sequences are from one Nicotiana tomentosiformis chromosome 3, ASM39032v3, whole genome shotgun sequence window:
- the LOC104109401 gene encoding B3 domain-containing protein Os01g0905400-like isoform X8 has product MGCEKEASDECKQNSLLFHGKRVSSFFKVMIDKSFRKILYFPPMFARSVSHLTDQETYLEDSSGQRWRVTVCDHKGSLAIRQGWPKFSSEHGLNLGDFLVFYYVEGQYFIVQIYDKSGCQKIKFYSDFCKGKRKTRTYPEKTSQVKLLQTTDINPVNKRSKISAVSESEKVTCKAHITKFATNIDADTGKGQLVYPAVYVDESFCMVDRDAQYHQGDDRLCLHLSSFEMPASKPLAEGTSSLLKADDGNSNHVETNLRSQTEPNLVVVADYLNSEELLPKFEAEITGSDMVPAEDIPLLSQKDQNDCPSGINQITREKSNEASQFARETRLVKKEFEETAAKAYYPARAISARETRLVKKEFEETAAKAYYPARAISDSGKEPANGNEKVIKSEPADSGDMPSLTAVSYSCLLEVDGRDFLELPESWRKYLMKKAKLERWIIFLRGPDKKIWPILYHRRSGVDVLTNGWKFFAAAYGLNRGDDCLFELENQLECIFAVRKL; this is encoded by the exons ATGGGATGCGAGAAGGAAGCATCTGATGAGTGCAAGCAAAACAGCCTCTTGTTTCATGGAAAGAGGGTTTCTTCTTTCTTTAAAGTGATGATCGACAAAAGTTTCCGCAAAATTCTG TACTTTCCCCCCATGTTTGCTCGATCAGTTTCACACCTGACTGATCAGGAAACTTATCTGGAGGACTCGAGTGGACAGAGATGGAGGGTAACAGTATGTGACCATAAAGGTTCACTTGCTATCCGACAGGGATGGCCTAAATTTTCATCTGAACATGGTCTGAATCTGGGCGATTTCTTGGTTTTCTACTATGTTGAGGGTCAGTACTTCATTGTTCAAATATATGATAAAAGTGGTTGTCAAAAGATCAAGTTCTACAGTGACTTCTGCAAAGGGAAAAGAAAAACAAGGACTTATCCAGAAAAAACTTCCCAGGTTAAGCTGCTTCAGACAACTGATATAAATCCAGTCAACAAAAGGAGTAAAATATCTGCTGTATCAGAGTCCGAAAAGGTCACATGCAAGGCACATATTACAAAGTTTGCAACGAACATTGATGCTGACACTGGGAAGGGACAATTAGTATATCCAGCTGTATACGTGGACGAATCGTTTTGTATGGTTGATAGAGATGCTCAATATCATCAAGGAGACGACAGGTTGTGCTTACATCTGTCAAGTTTTGAAATGCCAGCAAGCAAACCTCTTGCAGAAGGAACTAGCAGTCTTTTAAAAGCTGACGATGGAAATTCTAATCATGTTGAAACCAATTTAAGATCACAAACAGAACCAAATTTAGTAGTTGTTGCTGACTACTTAAATTCAGAAGAATTGTTGCCAAAGTTTGAGGCTGAAATCACGGGATCTGATATGGTACCAGCGGAAGATATTCCACTTTTGAgtcaaaaagatcaaaatgattgtCCAAGTG GCATTAATCAAATTACTAGAGAGAAATCCAATGAAGCATCTCAGTTCG CAAGGGAAACAAGACTAGTCAAGAAAGAATTTGAGGAGACAGCAGCAAAAGCATATTATCCTGCTAGAGCAATAAGTG CTAGGGAAACAAGACTAGTCAAGAAAGAATTTGAGGAGACAGCAGCAAAAGCATATTATCCTGCTAGAGCAATAAGTG ATTCAGGAAAGGAGCCAGCAAATGGTAATGAAAAAGTCATCAAAAGTGAGCCTGCTGATTCAGGAGACATGCCATCTCTTACGGCAGTCAGCTATTCATGTTTGCTGGAGGTCGATGGTCGAGATTTTCTG GAATTACCAGAATCCTGGCGAAAATATTTAATGAAAAAGGCAAAGCTGGAAAGGTGGATTATTTTTCTACGAGGACCGGATAAAAAAATCTGGCCAATCCTCTATCATCGCAGATCAGGTGTTGATGTTTTGACAAATGGATGgaaattttttgctgcagctTATGGCCTGAATCGTGGAGATGATTGTCTTTTTGAACTTGAAAATCAGCTTGAATGTATATTTGCTGTACGTAAATTGTAA
- the LOC104109401 gene encoding B3 domain-containing protein Os01g0905400-like isoform X7: MFARSVSHLTDQETYLEDSSGQRWRVTVCDHKGSLAIRQGWPKFSSEHGLNLGDFLVFYYVEGQYFIVQIYDKSGCQKIKFYSDFCKGKRKTRTYPEKTSQVKLLQTTDINPVNKRSKISAVSESEKVTCKAHITKFATNIDADTGKGQLVYPAVYVDESFCMVDRDAQYHQGDDRLCLHLSSFEMPASKPLAEGTSSLLKADDGNSNHVETNLRSQTEPNLVVVADYLNSEELLPKFEAEITGSDMVPAEDIPLLSQKDQNDCPSGIISSSFLKPAANVNKNDDVSNVTKYQNHWMSTDTNCHMMLQSDNKDGRCTGINQITREKSNEASQFARETRLVKKEFEETAAKAYYPARAISARETRLVKKEFEETAAKAYYPARAISDSGKEPANGNEKVIKSEPADSGDMPSLTAVSYSCLLEVDGRDFLELPESWRKYLMKKAKLERWIIFLRGPDKKIWPILYHRRSGVDVLTNGWKFFAAAYGLNRGDDCLFELENQLECIFAVRKL; encoded by the exons ATGTTTGCTCGATCAGTTTCACACCTGACTGATCAGGAAACTTATCTGGAGGACTCGAGTGGACAGAGATGGAGGGTAACAGTATGTGACCATAAAGGTTCACTTGCTATCCGACAGGGATGGCCTAAATTTTCATCTGAACATGGTCTGAATCTGGGCGATTTCTTGGTTTTCTACTATGTTGAGGGTCAGTACTTCATTGTTCAAATATATGATAAAAGTGGTTGTCAAAAGATCAAGTTCTACAGTGACTTCTGCAAAGGGAAAAGAAAAACAAGGACTTATCCAGAAAAAACTTCCCAGGTTAAGCTGCTTCAGACAACTGATATAAATCCAGTCAACAAAAGGAGTAAAATATCTGCTGTATCAGAGTCCGAAAAGGTCACATGCAAGGCACATATTACAAAGTTTGCAACGAACATTGATGCTGACACTGGGAAGGGACAATTAGTATATCCAGCTGTATACGTGGACGAATCGTTTTGTATGGTTGATAGAGATGCTCAATATCATCAAGGAGACGACAGGTTGTGCTTACATCTGTCAAGTTTTGAAATGCCAGCAAGCAAACCTCTTGCAGAAGGAACTAGCAGTCTTTTAAAAGCTGACGATGGAAATTCTAATCATGTTGAAACCAATTTAAGATCACAAACAGAACCAAATTTAGTAGTTGTTGCTGACTACTTAAATTCAGAAGAATTGTTGCCAAAGTTTGAGGCTGAAATCACGGGATCTGATATGGTACCAGCGGAAGATATTCCACTTTTGAgtcaaaaagatcaaaatgattgtCCAAGTGGTATTATCTCTTCTTCATTCTTGAAACCTGCTGCAAATGTCAACAAAAATGATGACGTATCAAATGTCACCAAATACCAAAATCATTGGATGAGTACTGACACTA ACTGTCATATGATGTTGCAATCTGACAACAAAGATGGTCGCTGCACAGGCATTAATCAAATTACTAGAGAGAAATCCAATGAAGCATCTCAGTTCG CAAGGGAAACAAGACTAGTCAAGAAAGAATTTGAGGAGACAGCAGCAAAAGCATATTATCCTGCTAGAGCAATAAGTG CTAGGGAAACAAGACTAGTCAAGAAAGAATTTGAGGAGACAGCAGCAAAAGCATATTATCCTGCTAGAGCAATAAGTG ATTCAGGAAAGGAGCCAGCAAATGGTAATGAAAAAGTCATCAAAAGTGAGCCTGCTGATTCAGGAGACATGCCATCTCTTACGGCAGTCAGCTATTCATGTTTGCTGGAGGTCGATGGTCGAGATTTTCTG GAATTACCAGAATCCTGGCGAAAATATTTAATGAAAAAGGCAAAGCTGGAAAGGTGGATTATTTTTCTACGAGGACCGGATAAAAAAATCTGGCCAATCCTCTATCATCGCAGATCAGGTGTTGATGTTTTGACAAATGGATGgaaattttttgctgcagctTATGGCCTGAATCGTGGAGATGATTGTCTTTTTGAACTTGAAAATCAGCTTGAATGTATATTTGCTGTACGTAAATTGTAA
- the LOC104109401 gene encoding uncharacterized protein isoform X9 gives MGCEKEASDECKQNSLLFHGKRVSSFFKVMIDKSFRKILYFPPMFARSVSHLTDQETYLEDSSGQRWRVTVCDHKGSLAIRQGWPKFSSEHGLNLGDFLVFYYVEGQYFIVQIYDKSGCQKIKFYSDFCKGKRKTRTYPEKTSQVKLLQTTDINPVNKRSKISAVSESEKVTCKAHITKFATNIDADTGKGQLVYPAVYVDESFCMVDRDAQYHQGDDRLCLHLSSFEMPASKPLAEGTSSLLKADDGNSNHVETNLRSQTEPNLVVVADYLNSEELLPKFEAEITGSDMVPAEDIPLLSQKDQNDCPSARETRLVKKEFEETAAKAYYPARAISARETRLVKKEFEETAAKAYYPARAISDSGKEPANGNEKVIKSEPADSGDMPSLTAVSYSCLLEVDGRDFLELPESWRKYLMKKAKLERWIIFLRGPDKKIWPILYHRRSGVDVLTNGWKFFAAAYGLNRGDDCLFELENQLECIFAVRKL, from the exons ATGGGATGCGAGAAGGAAGCATCTGATGAGTGCAAGCAAAACAGCCTCTTGTTTCATGGAAAGAGGGTTTCTTCTTTCTTTAAAGTGATGATCGACAAAAGTTTCCGCAAAATTCTG TACTTTCCCCCCATGTTTGCTCGATCAGTTTCACACCTGACTGATCAGGAAACTTATCTGGAGGACTCGAGTGGACAGAGATGGAGGGTAACAGTATGTGACCATAAAGGTTCACTTGCTATCCGACAGGGATGGCCTAAATTTTCATCTGAACATGGTCTGAATCTGGGCGATTTCTTGGTTTTCTACTATGTTGAGGGTCAGTACTTCATTGTTCAAATATATGATAAAAGTGGTTGTCAAAAGATCAAGTTCTACAGTGACTTCTGCAAAGGGAAAAGAAAAACAAGGACTTATCCAGAAAAAACTTCCCAGGTTAAGCTGCTTCAGACAACTGATATAAATCCAGTCAACAAAAGGAGTAAAATATCTGCTGTATCAGAGTCCGAAAAGGTCACATGCAAGGCACATATTACAAAGTTTGCAACGAACATTGATGCTGACACTGGGAAGGGACAATTAGTATATCCAGCTGTATACGTGGACGAATCGTTTTGTATGGTTGATAGAGATGCTCAATATCATCAAGGAGACGACAGGTTGTGCTTACATCTGTCAAGTTTTGAAATGCCAGCAAGCAAACCTCTTGCAGAAGGAACTAGCAGTCTTTTAAAAGCTGACGATGGAAATTCTAATCATGTTGAAACCAATTTAAGATCACAAACAGAACCAAATTTAGTAGTTGTTGCTGACTACTTAAATTCAGAAGAATTGTTGCCAAAGTTTGAGGCTGAAATCACGGGATCTGATATGGTACCAGCGGAAGATATTCCACTTTTGAgtcaaaaagatcaaaatgattgtCCAAGTG CAAGGGAAACAAGACTAGTCAAGAAAGAATTTGAGGAGACAGCAGCAAAAGCATATTATCCTGCTAGAGCAATAAGTG CTAGGGAAACAAGACTAGTCAAGAAAGAATTTGAGGAGACAGCAGCAAAAGCATATTATCCTGCTAGAGCAATAAGTG ATTCAGGAAAGGAGCCAGCAAATGGTAATGAAAAAGTCATCAAAAGTGAGCCTGCTGATTCAGGAGACATGCCATCTCTTACGGCAGTCAGCTATTCATGTTTGCTGGAGGTCGATGGTCGAGATTTTCTG GAATTACCAGAATCCTGGCGAAAATATTTAATGAAAAAGGCAAAGCTGGAAAGGTGGATTATTTTTCTACGAGGACCGGATAAAAAAATCTGGCCAATCCTCTATCATCGCAGATCAGGTGTTGATGTTTTGACAAATGGATGgaaattttttgctgcagctTATGGCCTGAATCGTGGAGATGATTGTCTTTTTGAACTTGAAAATCAGCTTGAATGTATATTTGCTGTACGTAAATTGTAA